The Burkholderia pyrrocinia genome has a segment encoding these proteins:
- a CDS encoding electron transfer flavoprotein subunit beta/FixA family protein — translation MKILVPVKRVVDYNVKVRVKSDNTGVDIANVKMSMNPFDEIAVEEAVRLKEAGVATEVIAVSVGVTQAQETLRTALAIGADRAILVESTDSVEPLAVAKILKALVDKEQPQLVILGKQAIDDDSNQTGQMLAALAGLPQATFASKVTVADGKATVAREVDGGAETLSLTLPAVITTDLRLNEPRYVTLPNIMKAKKKPLETVKPEDLGVDVAPRLKTLKVVEPPKRAAGVKVPDVKTLVEKLKTEAKVL, via the coding sequence ATGAAAATCCTGGTGCCAGTGAAAAGAGTGGTCGATTACAACGTGAAGGTCCGCGTGAAGTCGGACAACACGGGTGTCGACATCGCGAACGTGAAGATGTCGATGAACCCGTTCGACGAAATCGCCGTTGAAGAAGCCGTGCGCCTGAAGGAAGCGGGCGTCGCGACCGAAGTGATCGCGGTGTCGGTCGGCGTCACGCAGGCGCAGGAAACGCTGCGCACGGCGCTGGCGATCGGCGCGGATCGCGCGATCCTCGTCGAGTCGACCGACAGCGTCGAGCCGCTGGCCGTCGCGAAGATCCTGAAGGCGCTGGTCGACAAGGAGCAGCCGCAACTGGTGATCCTCGGCAAGCAGGCGATCGACGACGATTCGAACCAGACGGGCCAGATGCTGGCCGCGCTGGCCGGCCTGCCGCAAGCGACGTTCGCGTCGAAGGTGACGGTTGCCGACGGCAAGGCGACGGTCGCGCGTGAAGTCGACGGCGGCGCGGAAACGCTGTCGCTGACGCTGCCGGCGGTGATCACGACCGACCTGCGCCTGAACGAGCCGCGCTACGTGACGCTGCCGAACATCATGAAGGCGAAGAAGAAGCCGCTGGAAACCGTAAAGCCGGAAGACCTGGGCGTGGACGTCGCGCCGCGTCTGAAGACGCTGAAGGTGGTCGAGCCGCCGAAGCGCGCGGCCGGCGTGAAGGTGCCGGACGTGAAGACGCTGGTCGAGAAGCTGAAGACCGAAGCCAAGGTGCTGTAA
- a CDS encoding electron transfer flavoprotein subunit alpha/FixB family protein yields the protein MTILVIAEHDNASIKAATLNTVAAAAKIGGDIHVLVAGHNAQAAADAAAKIAGVSKVLLADAPQLEAGLAENVEATALNIAKDYSHILAPATAYGKNIAPRIAAKLDVAQISDITAVDSADTFERPIYAGNAIATVQSSDPIKVITVRATGFDPVAAEGGSAAVEKIEAAADAGKSQFVSREVTKLDRPELTSASIIVSGGRGLGSGENYTKVLEPLADKLSAALGASRAAVDAGYVPNDYQVGQTGKIVAPQLYIAVGISGAIQHLAGMKDSKVIVAINKDPEAPIFSVADYGLVGDLFTLVPELVAELG from the coding sequence ATGACGATTCTGGTGATTGCAGAACACGACAACGCGTCGATCAAGGCCGCGACGTTGAATACGGTGGCGGCGGCGGCGAAGATCGGCGGTGACATTCACGTGCTGGTCGCGGGCCACAACGCGCAAGCGGCTGCAGACGCAGCAGCGAAGATCGCAGGTGTTTCGAAGGTGCTGCTGGCCGACGCGCCGCAGCTCGAAGCGGGCCTCGCGGAAAACGTCGAAGCGACCGCGCTGAACATCGCGAAGGACTACTCACACATCCTCGCGCCGGCGACGGCGTACGGCAAGAACATCGCGCCGCGCATCGCCGCGAAGCTGGACGTCGCGCAGATCTCGGACATCACTGCGGTCGATTCGGCCGACACGTTCGAGCGCCCGATCTACGCGGGCAACGCGATTGCGACGGTGCAGTCGAGCGACCCGATCAAGGTCATCACGGTGCGTGCGACGGGTTTCGATCCGGTCGCGGCCGAAGGCGGCAGCGCAGCGGTCGAGAAGATCGAAGCGGCGGCAGATGCCGGCAAGTCGCAGTTCGTGAGCCGTGAAGTGACGAAGCTGGACCGTCCGGAACTGACGTCGGCCAGCATCATCGTGTCGGGCGGCCGCGGTCTGGGCAGCGGCGAGAACTACACGAAGGTGCTGGAGCCGCTGGCCGACAAGCTGTCGGCCGCGCTCGGCGCATCGCGCGCGGCAGTCGACGCCGGCTACGTGCCGAACGACTACCAGGTCGGCCAGACCGGCAAGATCGTCGCGCCGCAGCTGTACATCGCGGTGGGCATCTCGGGTGCGATCCAGCATCTGGCCGGCATGAAGGATTCGAAGGTGATCGTCGCGATCAACAAGGATCCGGAAGCGCCGATCTTCAGCGTGGCCGATTATGGCCTCGTCGGCGATCTGTTCACGCTCGTGCCGGAGCTCGTCGCCGAGCTCGGCTGA
- a CDS encoding acyl-CoA dehydrogenase, with amino-acid sequence MSYVAPVKDMLFVLKELAGIDAVAQLPGFEDAGYDTAQAVLDESAKFCGEVLAPLNVEGDRNPSSWKDGVVTATPGFGDAFRQFVEGGWQGLQHPAEYDGQGLPKLIATPCIEMLNASNLSFALCPLLTDGAIEALLTAGTDEQKQRYVPKLISGEWTGTMNLTEPQAGSDLALVRSRAEPQGDGTYKVFGTKIFITWGEHDMADNIVHLVLARTPNAPEGVKGISLFIVPKFMVNDDGSLGARNDVHCVSIEHKLGIKASPTAVLQYGDHGGAIGYLIGEENRGLEYMFIMMNAARFGVGMQGIGVADRAYQKAAEFAKERVQSRPVDGSAKQSVTIIHHPDVRRMLGTMRALTEGARALAYVAAAHSDIAHRHSDEATRGRHQAIYEYLVPVVKGWSTEMVNDVASLGVQVHGGMGFIEETGAAQYYRDARILAIYEGTTAIQANDLVGRKTMRDGGAVAKALIAEIGETVAALGRLDGAAAASMKAQLEQGARALSSVVDYVVANVKQDPNAVFAGSVPYLKLAGVVLCGWQMARALVAAQANRASDPAFFDAKIAIAQCYAEHILVQAGALEASIVGAKGNESVLALTEDQF; translated from the coding sequence ATGAGTTATGTCGCACCGGTCAAGGACATGCTGTTCGTGCTGAAGGAACTCGCGGGCATCGACGCCGTCGCGCAGTTGCCGGGTTTCGAGGATGCCGGTTACGACACGGCGCAGGCCGTGCTCGACGAGTCCGCGAAATTCTGCGGCGAGGTGCTGGCGCCGCTGAACGTCGAAGGCGACCGCAACCCGAGCAGCTGGAAGGACGGTGTCGTGACCGCGACGCCGGGCTTCGGCGACGCGTTCCGCCAGTTCGTCGAAGGCGGCTGGCAGGGGCTGCAGCATCCGGCCGAGTACGACGGCCAGGGGCTGCCGAAGCTGATCGCGACGCCGTGCATCGAGATGCTGAACGCGTCGAACCTGTCGTTCGCGCTGTGCCCGCTGCTGACCGACGGCGCGATCGAGGCGCTGCTGACGGCCGGCACCGACGAGCAGAAGCAGCGCTACGTGCCGAAGCTGATCTCGGGCGAATGGACCGGCACGATGAACCTGACCGAGCCGCAGGCGGGCTCCGATCTGGCGCTGGTGCGCTCGCGCGCGGAGCCGCAGGGCGACGGCACCTACAAGGTGTTCGGCACGAAGATCTTCATCACGTGGGGCGAGCACGACATGGCGGACAACATCGTCCACCTGGTGCTGGCCCGCACGCCGAACGCGCCGGAAGGCGTGAAGGGCATCTCGCTGTTCATCGTGCCGAAGTTCATGGTCAACGACGACGGCTCGCTGGGCGCGCGCAACGACGTGCACTGCGTGTCGATCGAGCACAAGCTCGGGATCAAGGCGAGCCCGACGGCGGTGCTGCAATACGGCGACCACGGCGGCGCGATCGGCTACCTGATCGGCGAAGAGAACCGCGGCCTCGAATACATGTTCATCATGATGAACGCGGCGCGCTTCGGCGTCGGGATGCAGGGGATCGGCGTGGCCGACCGCGCGTACCAGAAGGCGGCGGAATTCGCGAAGGAACGCGTGCAGAGCCGCCCGGTGGACGGCTCGGCCAAGCAGTCGGTGACGATCATCCATCACCCGGACGTGCGCCGGATGCTCGGCACGATGCGTGCGCTGACCGAAGGCGCGCGGGCGCTGGCGTACGTGGCAGCCGCGCACAGCGACATTGCCCACCGCCATTCGGACGAGGCGACGCGTGGCCGTCATCAGGCAATCTACGAGTATCTGGTGCCGGTCGTGAAGGGCTGGAGCACGGAGATGGTGAACGACGTGGCGAGCCTGGGCGTGCAGGTGCACGGCGGGATGGGCTTCATCGAGGAGACGGGCGCGGCGCAGTACTACCGCGATGCGCGGATCCTGGCGATCTACGAAGGGACGACGGCGATCCAGGCGAACGACCTGGTCGGCCGCAAGACGATGCGCGACGGCGGCGCGGTGGCGAAGGCGCTGATCGCGGAGATCGGCGAGACGGTGGCGGCGCTGGGCAGGCTGGACGGTGCGGCGGCCGCGTCGATGAAGGCGCAGCTGGAACAGGGTGCGCGCGCGCTGTCGTCGGTGGTGGACTACGTGGTGGCGAACGTGAAGCAGGACCCGAACGCGGTGTTCGCGGGCAGCGTACCGTACCTGAAGCTGGCGGGCGTGGTGCTGTGCGGGTGGCAGATGGCGCGCGCGCTGGTGGCGGCGCAGGCGAACCGCGCGAGCGATCCGGCGTTCTTCGACGCGAAGATCGCGATCGCGCAATGCTATGCGGAGCACATTCTTGTGCAGGCCGGTGCGCTGGAAGCGTCGATCGTCGGCGCGAAGGGCAACGAGAGCGTGCTCGCGTTGACGGAAGACCAGTTCTGA
- a CDS encoding D-amino acid dehydrogenase has product MRVVILGSGVVGVASAYYLARAGHEVTVIDREAGPALETSFANAGQISPGYAAPWAAPGVPLKAVKWMFEKHAPLAIRLDGTRFQLQWMWQMLRNCTTERYAVNKGRMVRLAEYSRDCLQALRADTGIQYEGRTGGTLQLFRTQQQLDGAAKDIAVLQEANVPFELLSPVDLKNAEPALAAVSHKLTGGLRLPGDETGDCQLFTTRLAALAESLGVKFRYNTPIDALAIAGGKIAGVQCGSETVRADAYVVALGSYSTSFISNLMKIPVYPLKGYSITAPIVNEAAAPVSTVLDETYKIAITRFDQRIRVGGMAEIVGFDKNLRAARRETLEMCVNDLFPGGGDTSKATFWTGLRPMTPDGTPIVGRTPVSNLFLNTGHGTLGWTMSCGSGQLLADLISGKKPAIQADDLSVHRYLKEVAGQTRPAYA; this is encoded by the coding sequence ATGCGAGTCGTCATTCTGGGCAGCGGTGTGGTGGGCGTGGCAAGCGCGTATTACCTCGCGCGCGCCGGTCATGAAGTCACGGTGATCGACCGGGAAGCCGGCCCGGCGCTCGAGACGAGCTTCGCGAACGCAGGCCAGATCTCCCCCGGCTATGCCGCGCCGTGGGCCGCACCCGGCGTGCCGCTGAAGGCCGTCAAGTGGATGTTCGAAAAGCACGCACCGCTTGCGATCCGTCTCGACGGCACGCGCTTCCAGCTCCAGTGGATGTGGCAGATGCTGCGCAACTGCACGACCGAGCGCTATGCGGTCAACAAGGGCCGCATGGTCCGCCTCGCCGAATACAGCCGCGACTGCCTGCAGGCGCTGCGCGCCGACACCGGCATCCAGTACGAAGGCCGCACGGGCGGCACGCTGCAACTGTTCCGCACGCAGCAGCAACTCGACGGCGCGGCGAAGGACATCGCCGTGCTGCAGGAAGCGAACGTGCCGTTCGAACTGCTGTCGCCGGTCGACCTGAAGAATGCCGAACCGGCGCTCGCCGCGGTGTCGCACAAGCTGACGGGCGGCCTGCGCCTGCCCGGCGACGAAACGGGCGATTGCCAGTTGTTCACGACGCGCCTCGCGGCGCTCGCTGAATCGCTTGGCGTCAAGTTCCGCTACAACACGCCGATCGATGCGCTCGCGATCGCGGGCGGCAAGATCGCCGGCGTGCAGTGCGGCAGCGAGACGGTGCGCGCGGACGCGTACGTCGTCGCACTCGGCTCGTACTCGACCAGCTTCATCTCGAACCTGATGAAGATCCCGGTCTATCCGCTGAAGGGCTATTCGATCACCGCACCGATCGTCAACGAAGCGGCCGCGCCCGTGTCGACCGTGCTCGACGAGACCTACAAGATCGCGATCACGCGTTTCGACCAGCGCATCCGCGTCGGCGGCATGGCGGAAATCGTCGGCTTCGACAAGAACCTGCGCGCGGCGCGCCGCGAAACGCTCGAAATGTGCGTGAACGACCTGTTCCCGGGCGGCGGCGACACGTCGAAGGCGACGTTCTGGACGGGCCTGCGCCCGATGACACCGGACGGCACGCCGATCGTCGGCCGCACGCCGGTGTCGAACCTGTTCCTGAACACCGGCCACGGCACGCTCGGCTGGACGATGTCGTGCGGTTCGGGCCAACTGCTCGCGGACCTGATCTCGGGCAAGAAGCCGGCGATCCAGGCCGACGACCTGTCGGTGCACCGTTACCTGAAGGAAGTGGCCGGCCAGACGCGCCCGGCATACGCATAA
- a CDS encoding Lrp/AsnC ligand binding domain-containing protein: MRTQRQPVRSLDKLDRRILKLLQDDGRMAMKDLAEQVGLTVTPCIERVRRMERDGVITGYHARVDPGQLGAALLVFVEITLGHKGGNMFEQFRREVMKIDEVLECHLVSGDFDYLIKARIGEMADYRKLLGDILLQLPGAVQSKSYVVMEEIKETLTIAVGE; the protein is encoded by the coding sequence ATGAGAACGCAACGTCAGCCCGTACGCTCGCTCGACAAGCTCGACCGGCGCATCCTCAAACTGCTCCAGGACGACGGCCGGATGGCGATGAAAGACCTCGCGGAACAGGTCGGATTGACCGTCACGCCGTGCATCGAGCGCGTGCGGCGCATGGAGCGGGACGGCGTGATCACCGGCTATCACGCGCGGGTCGACCCGGGCCAGCTGGGTGCCGCGCTGCTGGTGTTCGTCGAGATCACGCTCGGCCACAAGGGCGGCAACATGTTCGAGCAATTCCGTCGGGAAGTGATGAAGATCGACGAGGTGCTCGAATGCCACCTCGTGTCCGGCGATTTCGACTACCTGATCAAGGCGCGGATCGGCGAGATGGCCGACTACCGGAAGCTGCTCGGCGATATCCTGCTGCAGTTGCCCGGCGCCGTGCAGTCGAAGAGCTATGTCGTGATGGAAGAAATCAAGGAGACGCTGACGATCGCGGTCGGCGAGTGA
- a CDS encoding PA0069 family radical SAM protein, with protein MGGHMDDRSDNEFPVAPPVPRKGRGAVDNLQGRYEIAQREAIDDGWTHESDDADFPAPLRTQVFEERAKSILTHNQSPDIPFSVSLNPYRGCEHGCIYCFARPTHSYLGLSPGLDFESRIYAKVNAAELLEREISRKRYVPEPIALGVNTDAYQPVERDLRITRSVIQVMHDRGLPFAAITKSSLIERDLDLLAPMAERGQVMAAVTITTLDADLARTLEPRAATPARRLRTIRALRDAGVPVGVSIAPVIPFVTEPDMERVLEACAEAGATHASYIILRLPWEVAPLFKNWLAAHFPDRAERVMNRVRDMRGGKDYDSDFSKRMKGEGIWADLLRQRFRQAVKRLGLNERTNGILDLSQFRGAPAAAVSAPRVAVRAAGAKSRDDMQLNLF; from the coding sequence ATGGGTGGGCACATGGACGATCGGTCCGACAACGAATTTCCGGTAGCGCCGCCCGTGCCCCGCAAGGGGCGCGGTGCGGTCGACAACCTGCAGGGGCGGTACGAGATCGCGCAGCGCGAAGCGATTGACGACGGCTGGACGCACGAGTCGGACGATGCCGACTTCCCCGCGCCGCTGCGCACGCAGGTATTCGAGGAGCGTGCGAAGAGCATCCTGACGCACAATCAGTCACCTGATATTCCGTTCAGCGTATCGCTCAATCCGTATCGCGGTTGCGAGCACGGCTGCATCTACTGCTTTGCGCGGCCGACGCACAGCTATCTCGGCCTGTCGCCGGGGCTCGATTTCGAAAGTCGCATCTACGCGAAGGTCAATGCGGCCGAACTGCTCGAGCGCGAGATTTCGCGGAAGCGCTACGTGCCTGAGCCGATCGCGCTCGGCGTCAACACCGACGCCTACCAGCCGGTCGAGCGCGACCTGCGCATCACGCGCAGCGTGATCCAGGTGATGCACGATCGCGGGTTGCCGTTCGCCGCGATCACGAAATCGTCGCTGATCGAGCGCGATCTCGACCTGCTTGCGCCAATGGCCGAGCGCGGACAGGTGATGGCGGCGGTCACGATCACGACGCTCGACGCCGATCTCGCGCGTACGCTCGAGCCGCGTGCGGCGACACCGGCGCGCCGGTTGCGCACGATCCGTGCGCTGCGCGATGCGGGCGTGCCGGTCGGCGTGAGCATTGCGCCGGTGATTCCATTCGTCACCGAGCCCGACATGGAGCGCGTGCTCGAAGCGTGCGCGGAAGCCGGTGCGACACATGCGAGCTACATCATCCTGCGGTTGCCGTGGGAGGTCGCGCCGCTGTTCAAGAACTGGCTCGCCGCGCATTTCCCCGATCGCGCGGAACGCGTGATGAACCGGGTGCGCGACATGCGCGGCGGAAAAGACTACGACTCGGATTTCTCGAAACGGATGAAGGGCGAGGGGATCTGGGCCGACCTGTTGCGGCAGCGTTTCCGCCAGGCCGTCAAGCGGCTCGGGCTGAACGAGCGCACGAACGGCATCCTCGATCTGTCGCAGTTTCGTGGCGCGCCTGCCGCCGCAGTGTCGGCGCCACGCGTAGCAGTGCGCGCGGCCGGCGCGAAGTCGCGCGACGACATGCAGTTGAACCTGTTCTGA
- a CDS encoding NINE protein: MSSSTAPSRRFRSKTLTAALAFLFGSLGAHRFYLYGFRDVYGWAHLLATIVGIPGFLLLAATQRSAGLGWWLAVPGAISLLAAFLAALVYGLRPDEKWDAQFNAETGKHSRSGWTVIFVVIFSLLIGAFLLMTALALSFQTYFESQVEAARQISQ; the protein is encoded by the coding sequence ATGTCCAGCAGCACCGCACCGTCCCGCCGCTTCCGTTCCAAGACGCTCACCGCCGCCCTCGCATTCCTGTTCGGATCGCTCGGTGCGCACCGCTTCTACCTGTACGGTTTTCGCGACGTGTACGGCTGGGCTCACCTGCTCGCGACGATCGTCGGCATCCCGGGCTTCCTCCTGCTCGCCGCGACCCAGCGCAGTGCCGGCCTCGGCTGGTGGCTCGCGGTACCCGGCGCAATCTCGCTGCTGGCGGCGTTCCTCGCCGCGCTCGTCTACGGGCTGCGCCCCGACGAAAAGTGGGACGCGCAATTCAACGCTGAAACGGGCAAGCACAGCCGGTCGGGCTGGACCGTGATCTTTGTCGTGATCTTCTCGCTGCTGATCGGTGCGTTCCTGCTGATGACCGCGCTCGCGCTGTCGTTCCAGACGTATTTCGAGTCGCAGGTCGAAGCAGCAAGGCAGATTTCGCAGTAA
- a CDS encoding PQQ-dependent sugar dehydrogenase has product MPLLRAAPTRRAQHRFMALLAGLACPAFAAPLPVDELVVPPGFHVEVLIDSVPTAREMAWSPRGILYVGTREGRVHAFEMHEGRISARHVIASGLDMPVGVAYRDGALYISAVSRILRLDRIDDRLAKPPPPVVVTDALPTEHHHGWKFIAFGPDGKLYVPTGAPCNVCLADRGRYAIIARMKADGSGSEVVARGVRNTVGFAWHPDSGELWFTDNGRDMMGDDVPDDKLNRAPRAGLDFGFPYCHGGDTPDPEFGSADVCRRYVPPVLKLGAHVAALGMRFYTGPMFPASYRNNVFIAEHGSWNRSTKVGYRVMRVVVSADGSHARQTPFVTGWLRPDGTVWGRPADVLPLPDGSLLVSDDYAGAIYRVTYAAP; this is encoded by the coding sequence ATGCCGCTCCTTCGCGCCGCCCCGACGCGCCGCGCGCAGCACCGTTTCATGGCGCTGCTTGCCGGCCTTGCCTGCCCGGCGTTTGCCGCGCCGTTGCCGGTCGATGAACTCGTCGTGCCGCCCGGCTTCCACGTGGAAGTGCTGATCGACTCGGTACCGACCGCACGCGAAATGGCGTGGTCGCCGCGCGGCATCCTGTATGTCGGCACGCGGGAAGGCCGCGTGCATGCGTTCGAGATGCACGAGGGCCGGATCAGCGCGCGCCACGTGATCGCGTCCGGGCTCGACATGCCCGTCGGAGTAGCCTACCGCGACGGTGCGCTCTATATATCCGCCGTGTCGCGCATCCTGCGCCTCGATCGCATCGATGACCGGCTCGCCAAGCCACCGCCGCCTGTCGTCGTGACCGACGCACTGCCGACCGAACACCACCACGGCTGGAAATTCATTGCGTTCGGCCCCGACGGCAAGCTTTACGTGCCGACCGGCGCACCGTGTAACGTCTGTCTCGCCGATCGTGGCCGCTACGCGATCATCGCACGCATGAAGGCCGACGGCAGCGGAAGCGAGGTCGTTGCCCGCGGCGTGCGCAACACGGTCGGCTTCGCATGGCACCCCGATTCGGGCGAGCTCTGGTTTACCGACAACGGGCGCGACATGATGGGTGACGACGTGCCAGACGACAAGCTGAACCGTGCGCCTCGCGCCGGCCTCGACTTCGGCTTTCCGTACTGCCATGGCGGCGACACGCCCGACCCCGAATTCGGCAGCGCCGACGTATGCCGTCGTTATGTACCGCCCGTATTGAAACTCGGCGCGCACGTCGCGGCGCTCGGCATGCGCTTCTATACCGGGCCGATGTTTCCGGCGTCGTATCGCAATAACGTGTTCATCGCCGAACACGGTTCATGGAACCGCAGCACGAAGGTCGGCTACCGCGTGATGCGCGTCGTCGTGTCGGCGGACGGCAGCCACGCGCGCCAGACTCCGTTCGTCACGGGCTGGCTGCGGCCCGACGGCACGGTATGGGGGCGCCCGGCCGACGTGCTGCCGCTGCCGGACGGTTCGCTGCTCGTGAGCGACGACTACGCAGGTGCAATCTACCGCGTGACCTATGCGGCGCCTTGA
- the rpsP gene encoding 30S ribosomal protein S16: MVIIRLARGGSKKRPFYNIVATDSRNRRDGRFIERVGFYNPVATKGESLRIAQDRLTYWQGVGAQLSPTVQRLVKEAQKAQPAA, from the coding sequence ATGGTTATCATCCGTCTGGCTCGTGGCGGCTCGAAGAAGCGCCCGTTCTACAACATCGTTGCTACCGATTCGCGTAACCGTCGTGACGGCCGCTTCATCGAGCGCGTCGGCTTCTACAACCCGGTCGCCACGAAGGGCGAATCGCTGCGTATCGCTCAGGACCGCCTGACGTACTGGCAAGGCGTTGGTGCGCAACTGTCGCCGACCGTCCAGCGTCTCGTGAAGGAAGCGCAAAAGGCGCAACCGGCTGCCTAA
- the rimM gene encoding ribosome maturation factor RimM (Essential for efficient processing of 16S rRNA), with the protein MAGHDSGNARRGRASFGAFVRKPVERDVVANAGQAAEPGSLEAMQAWPDDAVEVGAVVDAYGLKGWIKVATHADAGRGGDALLNARRWWLERGAERLSVRIMQSKTHSDTVVAQPAGVSDRDAALAMRGFRVFVRREDFPALAADEFYWVDLIGLDVVNEQSVALGKVSGMIDNGVHSIMRVEYPATGKDGQPTTDERLIPFVGVYVKTVDQAARRIVVDWEADY; encoded by the coding sequence ATGGCGGGTCACGATTCCGGTAATGCAAGGCGCGGGCGTGCGTCATTCGGCGCATTCGTCCGCAAGCCGGTCGAGCGCGACGTTGTCGCGAACGCCGGACAGGCTGCCGAACCAGGTAGCCTCGAAGCGATGCAAGCTTGGCCCGACGATGCTGTCGAGGTCGGGGCGGTGGTCGACGCCTACGGCCTGAAGGGCTGGATCAAGGTGGCGACGCATGCCGACGCCGGTCGCGGCGGCGACGCGCTGCTTAACGCGCGCCGCTGGTGGCTGGAACGAGGTGCGGAGCGGCTTTCCGTCCGCATCATGCAGTCGAAGACGCACAGCGACACGGTCGTTGCGCAACCCGCGGGCGTCAGCGACCGCGATGCTGCGCTGGCTATGCGCGGCTTTCGCGTGTTCGTGCGCCGGGAAGATTTCCCGGCACTGGCCGCGGACGAATTCTATTGGGTCGACCTGATCGGTCTCGATGTCGTCAACGAGCAATCGGTGGCGCTCGGGAAGGTGAGCGGGATGATCGACAACGGCGTGCATTCGATCATGCGTGTCGAGTATCCGGCGACCGGCAAAGACGGTCAGCCGACTACCGACGAACGGTTGATTCCGTTTGTCGGCGTCTACGTCAAAACGGTGGATCAGGCGGCGCGTCGCATCGTCGTCGACTGGGAAGCCGATTACTGA
- the trmD gene encoding tRNA (guanosine(37)-N1)-methyltransferase TrmD produces the protein MNQVTESAVQFDVVTLFPEMFRALTDWGITSRAVKQGRFGLRTWNPRDFTTDNYRTVDDRPYGGGPGMVMLARPLEAAIGAAKAAQAEQGIASTRVVMMSPQGAPLTHERAVRMAQEPGVVVLCGRYEAIDQRLLDRCVDEEISLGDFVLSGGELPAMAMMDAVVRLLPGVLNDSQSAVQDSFVDVLLDCPHYTRPEEYDGVRVPDVLLGGHHAEIERWRRQEALRNTLRKRPDLIVRARREKLLSRADEAWLANLAREAKDAS, from the coding sequence ATGAACCAGGTTACCGAGAGCGCGGTGCAGTTCGACGTCGTCACGCTCTTTCCCGAGATGTTCCGCGCACTGACCGACTGGGGAATCACCAGCCGGGCCGTCAAGCAAGGGCGCTTCGGGCTGCGCACCTGGAACCCGCGTGATTTCACGACGGACAACTACCGCACGGTCGACGATCGTCCGTACGGCGGCGGTCCGGGCATGGTGATGCTGGCCAGGCCGCTCGAAGCCGCGATCGGCGCTGCGAAGGCAGCGCAGGCGGAGCAGGGCATCGCGAGCACGCGTGTCGTGATGATGTCGCCGCAGGGCGCGCCGCTCACGCACGAGCGAGCGGTGCGGATGGCGCAGGAGCCGGGTGTCGTCGTGCTGTGTGGCCGCTACGAAGCGATCGACCAGCGCCTGCTCGACCGTTGCGTCGACGAGGAAATCAGCCTCGGCGATTTCGTGCTGTCGGGCGGGGAACTGCCGGCGATGGCGATGATGGATGCGGTCGTGCGGTTGCTGCCCGGCGTGCTGAACGATTCGCAGTCGGCCGTGCAGGACAGTTTCGTCGACGTCCTGCTCGATTGTCCGCACTACACGCGCCCCGAGGAATACGATGGCGTGCGCGTGCCGGACGTGCTGCTCGGCGGGCATCATGCCGAGATCGAGCGGTGGCGGCGGCAGGAAGCATTGCGGAATACGTTGCGGAAGCGGCCGGACCTGATCGTCCGGGCGCGTCGCGAAAAGTTGTTGAGCCGTGCCGACGAGGCGTGGCTCGCGAACCTCGCACGCGAAGCGAAGGACGCCTCCTGA
- the rplS gene encoding 50S ribosomal protein L19, translated as MNLIAKLEQEEIERALAGKTIPEFAPGDTVIVNVNVVEGNRKRVQAYEGVVIAIRNRGLNSNFIVRKISSGEGVERTFQTYSPLLASIVVKRRGDVRRAKLYYLRERSGKSARIKEKLVSKDRTAAASQE; from the coding sequence ATGAACCTCATCGCAAAACTTGAGCAGGAAGAAATCGAGCGCGCGCTCGCCGGCAAGACGATCCCCGAATTCGCCCCGGGCGACACGGTGATCGTGAACGTGAACGTGGTTGAAGGTAACCGCAAGCGCGTTCAGGCTTACGAAGGCGTCGTGATCGCGATTCGCAACCGTGGCCTCAACTCGAACTTCATCGTCCGCAAGATCTCGTCGGGCGAAGGCGTCGAGCGTACGTTCCAGACGTACTCGCCGCTGCTGGCAAGCATCGTCGTGAAGCGCCGCGGCGACGTGCGTCGCGCGAAGCTGTACTACCTGCGCGAGCGTTCGGGCAAGTCGGCTCGTATCAAGGAAAAGCTGGTGTCGAAGGATCGCACCGCAGCAGCTTCCCAAGAGTAA